Genomic segment of Saprospiraceae bacterium:
GGAAAATTGGGTGTTCCCAAAATCGTTTTAAATCCTGGCATGGTTTCAACAGGTCTTGGATAATGATAAAAATATTTTGCATCCCAACAAGCAATTCCTGCATCTTGAATGGCCATATTCATATAAGCCAATACTCTTGCAGAACGAACCGGACTTAATTTGGCACTGAAAATCTGATCGCAGGCAAAACGATTCCAGTGACCGGGAGGTGTATACGTTCCCAGGCCATCTGCCCACCAATTCGCAATTTTACGTTGATCGGTTGTTAAATCATCAGAAATTTTTCTCAATTCATCTGCTGCAACATTAAATTCAGCTGAACCGGGTTTAGGTGGTACCGGAGGTCTGATCGCTGCAATGTTTGAAACAGCCCAGGTTTTTACTTTACTAAAATATGGGGTAATACCAACAGGTCTCGGAGGTATTTCTTGATTAGTCCATGACCATCCAAAAGTGTTGAATGCAAGTTGTTTTAAAGAATCCGATATTGGTTTTGGTGTTTGTGCAGCGCCCATTCCATCGGTTTTAGCCCGGGCCAATGCTACTTTTGCAACTTCTTCTCCTAATAATTTTCCTGCGTCCACATCACTTTGCACGTTTAATCCAGCCCATAAAAAGCTATTACGGCATTCATCTCCTTTTTTAATCAGATAGTCTTTTTCCAAAGGAAATAAAGCCGTCAACATGGCTTGTGAAACAGAAGCAATGGTTGCTCCGTCAGAAGGATAGGATGGAATATTTGCTTTTGGAAACAATTGAGGGATGCTTGCATCGTTTACAACGGGTTCTGTGCGGTTGTATTTAAATTTATAATGCCAGCAAGAAATCATTGCATCAAATTGCGCAACAGCCAAATAAGCAAAGGCACGGCACGAATACGGCGGATGTGCAAATGGGAATAAAGGGTATTTATCAGGGGTTGCCGCATTGGGTCCAGGATAACTGCCATCTGCATTGGGTGCAGGCGCAAGATTGTATTTTGCAGCTAAATCTCTTGCAATTTCATTCCAACGCAAAATCGGATTATTAGTCCAATATTTAACTGCGTTTTTTTGATCTCCGGTTAAATTGGAAGTGGAACTTTTTAAAGCATTCAATTCAGCTTTATATTCAGTTGATGAAACATCGTTTGGAGCTGCAATAGCAATTTGTTCGTTGCCAGTCAGCAAGATTGCTTTCCAGTCACCAGCGGTGTTATCTGAATTCTCAAATG
This window contains:
- a CDS encoding phosphatase PAP2 family protein, which produces MKNLKIPFLVTLFFLSFLISCDEDIPQNVSFDAYSFENSDNTAGDWKAILLTGNEQIAIAAPNDVSSTEYKAELNALKSSTSNLTGDQKNAVKYWTNNPILRWNEIARDLAAKYNLAPAPNADGSYPGPNAATPDKYPLFPFAHPPYSCRAFAYLAVAQFDAMISCWHYKFKYNRTEPVVNDASIPQLFPKANIPSYPSDGATIASVSQAMLTALFPLEKDYLIKKGDECRNSFLWAGLNVQSDVDAGKLLGEEVAKVALARAKTDGMGAAQTPKPISDSLKQLAFNTFGWSWTNQEIPPRPVGITPYFSKVKTWAVSNIAAIRPPVPPKPGSAEFNVAADELRKISDDLTTDQRKIANWWADGLGTYTPPGHWNRFACDQIFSAKLSPVRSARVLAYMNMAIQDAGIACWDAKYFYHYPRPVETMPGFKTILGTPNFPSYVSGHSTFSSAAADVLSHFFPSQAATFNAYANEATESRIFAGIHYRFDCEAGLILGKKVAEATLAIAKVDGAE